CACGTTAGAGGATTCAGAAACACCTTCATACTTATTTTTGTAGTTTAAACACGTTCAAAAAGAGAAGTTTTCACTTTTGTAGGATATATAAATTTTGGTGGGATCATCAAATAGGATCATCAAACAGGATCGAACAAAAACTTATCAACGTTCTTGTTTTGCTTGAGAAACAAAACTGTGACCACAGCTTATATTTTCATATCGGTTTCAATCACAATAGTAGTTCTTAAATCTTAACTACATTACATCAATTTTAAATGGACTCTGCctatacaaacaaaaaacatgctATTATGATTAATATCATGCCACTTTAGCAACTATTCTTTTTTTCTATCAAACCTTAATCTAAATAAAGCTTAGCAGTTAGCCCCTAACCTTAAAAAAAGTTGTTCACCAAAGTAGCCGCACTGGCTAAAGCACCCACACCATCAAAAGCAAAatgggaaaaatggaaaataaacaCAACCGATATAAACATACATAACACCAAAGCGACTTAAGATAGAAACACAACAAGTGTAGAACAATTCAGATGAACTGATGAAGCCATAGAAATCAGAGGACACATTCGCTGAACTACTGCCAAACATGTGCCGCATCAACAAATACATTAAAATCAAGAAATTTAGCTACAGAGGTGGTCACGTACTATTAGATCGGTACGTATGGCTAAAAAGTAATGGTATTTTTTCTACTTATTTTGCAACcgatattttgttattattaatgatctGATGCTACTATTTTTCACTAATCCATAGTTACTACATGACAACGTAAAACTCGGTTGCTATTACACAACGTtatctataatttattttttatatgaaaaatttcCTATGAtagcattttaaaatttttatcacaaaaattgatttcaatgaaaaatgattaaaataagttttattaaaaaataaaaaaatatatttataccatagagttaactaatctagatttatggTTCATAGTTAAGAAGTGAGGCTTTGaagatagagtttcaaattttataaaataaaattaatattaaaattttcaaaataaaaaagctattttaatcattttctttattgaaaactatttttatgacaaaaacttaaaaataactatctgagagaattgtttttttttttatattcctaaacattaattaaaattagtttttttcgcATTTGTTTTTACATTTGAGAGATTTTTactgatagaaaaaaaaatccataataCTATTTGTAtcgtttaaaattatatttgttaaGTATTAAAAACATCTTtccatttcaaaaatattacttTAACCTTTTGCCATAGATGAGGAATAgttaaactttatttatttttaataactacatttatttaactaataatctttaaaataaataaatgatttataaaattaaaatattttccaattaataatattaaaataaatatatcatagttgtattgaaaattttaaaatgatttgttttataacaaaaaaaatatatatataaaacaaaaaaaatataaaaattacattttctttaaaatagcactatttttttaatatatatataaattgccTTAAGACGTTTGTTAACTTAAACATGATGCAGATGGAGATCAAGTTGGAGAAATCCTATATTTTTTGCGGCGGAAAAACGCGAGGGAGACACAAGAACCATCTTCACCAGAAGTGACTTGCATCATGGGTCAAGCGAGGATAAACCGGTCAAATAAACCCAAACCGGAAGCTAATCGGTCGGCCAAAGATGTAACGGAAAGCCACGAACGTCCGAGACGGTTTGCGTGGAACACCCCTTCTCCGGGAAACTCAAACCGAGTTGGTTCAGCCCCGTTTGGCGCAAATGGAGAAAATCAGAGAAGCGATCATCAAGCTGGCCGGAACTTCCTCCAGAGATCATGAGGGAAATTCTGATCAGGCTGCCGATCAAATCGATCGGGAGATCCAGGTGCGTCTCAAAGCTGTTCCGCTCCCTCTCATCAGATCCAGGCTTCGCAAAAAGCCAGCTCGATCTGATGACCGCTCACCGGAAACTCATCGTGTCTTCACACAACGGTAACATGTATGCATTAGACTTGAACGAAGTAACTCGAGATTCGATACCTGTGGACCTCAGTTATCCGCTTAAAGACGAACTACCATTTCGAAGAGACTGTGTTGAAATCTACGGATCATCCAACGGTTTAGTGTGTGTATGAAGACGTTGTTCTCTTGTATAACCCAACCACCAGAGAATCAAAGCTGTTACCTGCTGAGAGCACTGAGACTGTCAAAAGATACAGAGAAAAGTTCATATCCTATGGATTTGGCTTCGATCATCTCACCAATGATTACAAAGTAGTGAAGCTTGTCGCTGATTCTAACAATCTTCTCTACGCTTGCGTCTACTCTTTGAAGTCAAGACTCGTGGAGATGGATCCGCGATTTGAGCTACCAACACATCGACCGCTTCTGTTTCAACTGCTTCCCTCCCGGTCTGAATCTCAACGGTGTGATCCACTGGGTGTTCACTCTTCAACAAGGCAGTCGCAAGCGGAAAGTGATATTAGCATTTGATATTATAACGGAAGAGTTTGGAGAGATGCCATATCCTACCGAAGCTAGGAGTTGTCCATATCGTTTCATGGTAGGGAATCTCAACGAGCGTCTTTGTTTGTTCACTAGTTGCTACGAGTTACATGATGATATTTGGGTGATGAATGAGTTGGGTGTATGGCGCAGAATCCGGATCAGCGTGTTCTACAGGTTTATGAAACCGGTGTGTTCGACCAAGAACAGCGAGGAGGAGGTTCTGATGGTGTTTGATGGAGTCATGGTGTTGTACAATTTTGAGACCCATGCAAGGAGGAGACTGGAAATTCAAGGGGAAAACCTCTGTGAGGGGTTCGATGTCAATTCGTACGTAGAGAGCCTCATATCACCAAACTCGCATGGTCTTGACAACTGAAGAAAGCACTTTGATTTTAAGTTATAGATTAATAAGACTGGGCACAGACAGTCTACTCGTCTCGttagtttgttttatatttggaTCGACTGTAGGTCTGTAGCCCTTTTTCTCAcacatatatattgatattagTTTGACAATTTTAGATCTGGTCAAAATAAATAGGTATAGAGACCTTGATGCGCTGACGCAGAATGCAGAATTTTGTTCAGCAAAGTATTTTATCTCATACAAACcttgcaaaaaaatattattattatatatatacgcaATTTTTTATAGATATCTAGAACCTCATTGATCATATGAATCTATGCCAACACCTTGCTCTAATGTGAGAAATACTCTCAAGGCATTCACCAATTCTAAGTGACCTTCTTTATTGAGTACTGACAGATTCAAGTTCGTGAAACAGTCAGTGGAGACTGTTTTTGACGACTCGCCCAAGATATTCGGAGTTTGTTCTAATGAAAACATGTTTATCTTTGTTTTTGTCTctttttccataaaattctgTTGTTGTCTTGATTAGGCTCACGTTAGTCTCTTCTAGTGTTGTCAAAGAGATGACATATACTCGTAGACAGTATGTCAATCCATACTAACGTATCTTCACACAAAAATCCAGCATCCCTTTGTAAAGAGAAAGTGAGAAACAATTgtaaattcttttttatttttcccaCCAAATTAGTAAGTTCCTCGCGGACCTTAGATAGGCCGAGATCTTAATGGgcttaaaaatatttcttaaatcataAAAGATAATAATACTCACGAAGGTGTGTCTTTTGACCATTTCTAATTCAAATTACTTAACGCGTAGAACGGGACGCGTAATAAGAGtctattttctcttcttctctttcagaTCTTAAAGGTTTCTTGCTAAATATGGCGGGAGAAGACAACAACCGCGAAGCTCAACGAGGCGACGACCATGAGGAATCGAGTCCTCTCTTGCAAGTGAACGACACCAAGATCAACTCGAAAGGGGACAAAAAGACGGCGCCGATTGTGCATCCTCCCGCGGTGGAGGAATACGGCTGGACGGCGGATGGATTGCCGGTGACCGACGGCAGCGTGATCGGCGAGCCGATCGGGAGAAACCAGTGGAACTCCGGTCTGTTCTCCTGTTTCGGACGGAACGATGAATTCTGCAGCAGCGATCTCGAAGTTTGTGAGTGTTTTCTTGTCTGCTTtctaaaattagggtttttgaaattgggGGAATTTTGAAATTGATTGAAATTGGAAGTGATCTGATTGTAATTTGTTGAAAGAGTCCATCTTTTGAAATGGGTCGATCGAAATTGATTGAAATTGGAAATGATCtgattgtgatttgttgaaAGAGTCAATCTTTAGATCGTTCAGCTTAAATATGGGTCTTGAAGGTTAAGCTTAATAGGCAATCGAGAGAAGAAACCTCAAGATGCGATGTTATGTGGCTTTGATGAAACTTTTAGTGATGATGATGGTAATGGCTTTCTTTTGTTAGGTCTTCTTGGAAGTGTGGCTCCATGTGTGCTTTATGGAACTAATGCAGAGAGGCTTGGGTCTGCCCCAGGAACCTTTTCGAACCACTGCTTGACGTATTCAGGGTTGTACTTTATTGGGAACTCTTTGTTTGGGTGGAACTGCCTTGCTCCATGGTTCTCTTATTCCAGCCGTTCTGCCATTCGCCGCAAGTTTAACCTTGAGgtatttttttctctgttttctttcATTTGGAAACAGACAAGTGaatttgagagaaaaaaaaaggttgtcCTTTGAGAAGAGATTGATCAACTCACGTCTTTGTATATGTTCTTGATTGCTTGGATGATGACGAGTAGGGACCTAGCCCCAAGAGATTCTAGTTTGTGTACCATCGTCGCCTGGTTTCGTCAGAGTCCCTCTAGTGGCTCTAGTTACAAAGGGCTGTCTATTAGCCTTCTAGTGGCTCTAGTTACAAAGGGCTGTCTATTAGCCTTTAGGATAGTCTCATTTTGcaccttttttgttttgtcttcccATTATCGTTTCTTCTAATGAGAAATTGCATCTCCTGAAcctatcttttgttttctttttttgggtaaaaaacAGGGAAGCTTTGAGGCAATGAACAGGTCGTGTGGCTGCTGCGGAAGCTGCATAGAGGACGAGATGCAAAGGGAGCATATGGAGACGACTTGTGACTTTGTGACACACGTCCTTTGCCATACATGTGCCCTTTGCCAAGAAGGCCGTGAGCTCCGCAGGAAGGTTCTTCACCCTGGTTTCAACGCTCAGTCTACCGTGGTGGTGCTCCCACCAAGTGAACAAACCATGGGCCGTAAGTGAGTCCAGTGGTCTGAATAGCACTTGTTACATATATAAACAAGTGTCTTTGTGTGGAACACGAACTATCATGTTGTCTCTTGCTTACTTTTTTGAATAAACTCCTTCTACGTCTGTAATTTGTCGCGTGTAAAGATCTTTTCTTCTACGCACTCAAACATATGTATACCTTTATTGTTAATGGTATGTAATATTCATTTGTTTCACAACTCGTAAGGTGTTAACATAGGGGTAACCGGATTGGTTTAACGTAACCGAGTTTCGAGCAAAGCTTTTCAATCGAGGAAACACATTTTACTCTATTAATAAAGTTGGGATTATAAAAGGAAACACATTTTACTCTATTAATAAAGTTGggattataaaattttaaaatttagagttattaatttgcaaaaaagtcattttttacatttctctACTTTtagagtatattttttttataaaataagaaaatagttaaCTTTGtcttagatatattaatttatatttaaaaattcggTGTTTATATTTCGGTTTTTGGTTCTACTATATGGTGTATACGATAtatgtttcatagaatttaaatgtaattttagatataattttactaaatattattaaaaatatattgaagtgTAGAAATATATATGGTTTCATTGTgaatttaaaacaaatctatattgTTATTTGTAAAATAACTTTTCGCAACTCGAATTCTCACGTTAAAAATTAGAGcaattaatatcatttatactcttaatgaataaaatatatattagcttaaaaaataaaatgaatttaaaatttatttgattagataagtggtttaaattattaataataaaaaattatccaaaatataatatattttaaaataaaaagataattcatatatatatatatatattgtgtagTTATCcgcaaaatatttttgataaaaaaaattcttaaaaaaactaaaaaaccgGAAACagataactaaatattaatcaagcacaaattttatttttatataattgaaaatagaatattgagtgatttctaatatttattaataataaataaatgcataacgaaattttcaaaaaaattatagtatgtaagaattttcaaatgaaaatataaataataatttatcctTGTAATCTTTTAATTAGTAATGTATGTATTAATAAGTAATTATTACATGCTCATGTTTGCATGCAAAGGGGAAACATCTAGTGA
The window above is part of the Brassica napus cultivar Da-Ae chromosome C3, Da-Ae, whole genome shotgun sequence genome. Proteins encoded here:
- the LOC106392646 gene encoding cell number regulator 8-like; the protein is MAGEDNNREAQRGDDHEESSPLLQVNDTKINSKGDKKTAPIVHPPAVEEYGWTADGLPVTDGSVIGEPIGRNQWNSGLFSCFGRNDEFCSSDLEVCLLGSVAPCVLYGTNAERLGSAPGTFSNHCLTYSGLYFIGNSLFGWNCLAPWFSYSSRSAIRRKFNLEGSFEAMNRSCGCCGSCIEDEMQREHMETTCDFVTHVLCHTCALCQEGRELRRKVLHPGFNAQSTVVVLPPSEQTMGRK